The DNA segment CATAAGTAACACGATACCATTAGTAACGCGATATGGCGTCACGGCGTCATTTTTAACGGCGAAACTTCGAGTTCGCGTATCGTTTCCGCGAGTTATTCGTTTCGCCATGAAAACTTTCGAACGACCCGTACTGGCACACTTTTAGCACTGAATATAATggtcggattttttttttacaagttttcgTGGAAgagtttcttcttcttcttcttgttctTATCTTGACGGAAATCTCTCCGCTGGAAGattttccgtaaaaaaaaaagagtcgaCCATAAAGCCAGATTATACCTTGTCTTATGAATCTCCCGATATTCGGTCGAGCCGGGAAACGTTTTGCGGATTTACGAGAAACACTGCGGGAGATTTTTATTCGACTACGCGAAAGCGACGGATAATAAAGTAAATCTTCATCCGCGGCCTGAAACATCGCGCGCAGAGGTTACTGGATGGGAAGAAGAGTTTTTACAGCGTCGAAATGGCGCGGCGTGCATTTCGCCGTTTGCCATTTGTTATTGTCGCAGTTTGTTGCACGAGCGCGATGCGGAACCGCGGAAGTTGAGAGGCGGAAGTAGAATGAATCCCCGGTAGAATGCGCCCCGGCCTTCTTTTATTCGAGCTAAATGATCTGTCCGAAAatgcttttatttatatagcgATTTTGTATGCACTTGGTCTGGCGTTTCGCGTATATTGCCGTAGGCGCGAAAAATAAATCGCTCGCAAAGTTAAAACGCATTGATCGACAAaaatttccataattttttacatcaataattGATTCAATACCTGTCGATTAAATTCTTTGCGCTTGGCCTTCCTCccgtcataaaaatgaaaacaaaaagtaacaattcgaaattttataatttgtgagCCTTTCGAATCTCAAGTCCcgcaagttaaaaattttgaatcgcaaaataaaacatttttacatcgGCCcgctttaaaaagaaaaacattaaacCTCTgctaatagtaaaatattaaaatgtttttcttggTTCCACAGCTTATAAATGACTTACAATTCCGATTCGTTTACTTTTCCGAATGTTAGAGGATCAGCCGTACTGAGGGTGTTGGATCAATCAATGCCAACGACATTCGGCAAATATATTGTCATCAAtagattgtaaaaataacttaCGTAAACGTGCCTTAATATACGAACGAATGTTTCTGCTTCTGCGAGTTAAATGTCCGATATTTCCGTTCATTTCTCTTAATCCGATGTGCTTTGATAAATAATGAGAGCGAAGGCGCGTTCACGTTGGCGAAGTGTATCAAAAGACAGAGcattaaaaattgatcaaactATACAGATGTACGCGAGTGGTAGCTATTTAAGAATGTCAAGTAGGTATTCCTAAAAATTGCGAGGTTTGCGAACGACGGGTAACAAAGATATTTCAAACGAAGgaaattcgataaaattaaaaaaatatttgacccGCGAGAGTTCATTATACATTCGCACAGGATCGCGTGTTTTCTATAACTTGCAGCAAAATTCTAAACtgttatttaatcaaaaatgtaCGCGATTCTACATGCAAAGTCTCTTTGTGGTCTAATTATTGGCTTAGTATGTGAGTAAACGAGAAGcatgaataattaaatagaaaggtATAGACATAAGCGAGTTTCGAATTATATAGCAGCTTCCCTTCTAAAGGCAATAGGATATTTCGCTTTAAAAACTGCAACTTTCAAAGCGGAAATCGCAACCAGGGATTTTGCCACTTCTACCATCGTCGACGTACCTACCGTAATACTATATGCGGCAGTAGAgaatgaaaaacttttttttttacaaatttagttTGTAATTAAATTCACTTGTGTCTATATACTCTGTTCATACATCTATATCTGTTATTTAAAACGAGGTGAATGGAGGAAGTAAAGAGGACAATTTACGGGATGTTTCAGTGGGCGTGCGGGGGTGACTGGAGTGATGGGATGGGGCCAGAGCCCCATGGAGTTCGGGTAGACCCGTCTCCGGCCCAGCTCCCCAGCCCCCTCCGCCATCGATATCGACACCGCTCCTGCCAGCGACGCAGAGGGCCGCCTCGATCGCGATGGAGGCCTCTAGCAATCAACAACAAAAAGAGAAGGAGCCACGCGTTCACAGGCCTTACGCCTTCGACAAGGTATACATTTTTCTCGCGCGCGAATAAGTCGTTTCCACTCTCTAAATCCGAATCAGTGGAATTTTACTCGTTTGCAGTGCTATATTTATAACCGTgtcatcagtgactattcactatttttcagtgattctgATTAAGAAGGGGGGTACTCTCGCTGATGAAATCAGTATATTGTCACTGAATGAAATAGTTATAAGTGTATCACTGAAAAcagactattcactgtctttcagtgaataatatacCGATTCCAATTTAAAGAGTACCTATACATGTAGTCGCGATGCTGATACAAACGTATAACTGACTTAACGTTCGCTTGGGAACGCTAAACGGGCCGTAATAATATAATCGATCGCCAACGTTGATCTCTGGCGCAGATGGAGGGGCTGGTGCGGGAGATGCAAGACCCTGAGAGCGGGGTACCCGTGCGCAGCCAAAAACAATTTCTCACCTCGATCCCCTCAGCGTTCATGGGTGAGTGCCAACGGTACCTGCGTTGTGGAGTAAGCGTAAGCGGCCATCACGGCCAGGACACTACAGTAGGCTGCCTGCGTGTTGCAGGTTACGACCTCATCGAGTGGCTGATGGAGCGGCTTGCCATCGAAGAATCAGGTACGGGCTCGTATGTCTACTACTGATCGTTGCCGGCTGCTCTCCGCTGCTGTGCCGTTCTTTccctcgctcgttcgttcgttcgttcgttccttcgttcgctcgctctctcgttcGGCGTGCCCCTTGAACACTCGCGCAACCGCAACACTCTGCCTAAGGATACGCTAACGACACTATCGATAGTTTCGCTTCGCAGTACCCGATTCGCATTTGCATCGATACTTTCCGCTTGGTGCCTTTACAAAGTATCGATTGCATGCTAACACGTTACACTACACAGAATATTCTCTTTCGTTCAAGTCGAATATGAATTATTTACCACCGCTGGTTATTGAAAAGATGAGAGATTAATGAGGGGAAAACTCGCGAACTTGCAGCTGCTTCACGAGCAACGGACGGTGAATATTCCTGCGGATTTTCCGGATTTTGTTCGAGTTTTTTTCTCGCGCTCGCGCAGCACCCGTGCAAATGAAGACCGTAAATTACGGTTCCGTTTCGTCGCGAAGCGAGCGTAATTCGTGCGTCGAATGAATTTCGAGAATAAATGTCCTCGTAATACATTGTTAGAGAAATGACGGAGAAATTCGCGGATAGTACTTGCAAAAATGCGAGACGGGTCGGTATTTATCTGTGATAGATTAATTGAACTAAAAAAGCGAGGCTAATCATTAAAAATCGCTTGAGGAGGGAGAGAACGAGCTGGTGTCCTGTTCGAAGAAAGCACATCATCGACGCACAATCAATTTCCTAAAAGtaacaaaactataatttaCTGCGGACATTTATCGACGTATGTCCGCTAGAAAAACTGTGTGAACAGACAAACTCCACCAAAATACTACACAGAGCAATGTGGCATCGTTTGAGTGATCTGCACGACCCTAAGCAACACTAAGAGCAAACCTTAGAGATCACATCTGTCGATATGTAAGCGTTTTTCTACAGATATCAAGATGTATTATTGTGTTTGACAGTAGAGGCGGTCCATATTGCTAATCAACTATGCCAGTACGGCTACTTCTTCCCGGTGAATGACTCCAAGACACTTACTGTTAAGGACGATAGCTCTCTGTATAGGTTTCAGGTGAGTCGTTATTACGAAAGTTAAATTAAAGGATAAACGTTTTCCCTCCAACGATTCGGAATCTTTCAATCCTCATCTGAAAAATTAATACGCGTTGTTAGACACCCTATTATTGGCCGTGGCAACATAGAACCCCCGACAACGTGGAGTACGCGATCTATTTGGCGAAACGAACTCTGAGGAACAAACAACGTCACGCTCTCGAGGATTATGAGATCGTATGTAAATTCACGTTGTTAGCGCGAAATAttgtatcgaaaaaaaaaaaaaattcacttaagGACTTTCTCTATCGTAAAAGAAAACCGTACTATCTTTAGGAAGCTTTGAACAGCCTGCGCAAGAACTTGCAGAACAAGTGGGACATAATACAACTACAAGCGGAAGAACAGGTGAATAAACATTCGTTACTCTATCGCGTTTAATTTTCGTCAATAGCATGTACCGAGAGTATTGTCCCGCGTAAATGTCAATTCCGCACATTCGAGCACGTGACTCCTTGAAATGCTGCTGATTCTGTGGGCCCAGGTACGCCTATCTAAGGAACGCAAGAAAGGGGACAAGATAGTGAGCGATTCGCAGGAGCGAGCATTTTGGAGAGTCTATCGGCCGCCACCCGGTTGTCTCAGTAGCCTGGAAGTCGTGCCCATACCCTCTCGTTTTCGTCCTGGACTTCCACGACCTCCGTCACGCAAACGCACTCTCACCGATCTGCAACGTGAGGTGAGAGCGCCAGCTATGTAGTCTACAGTCGAACGGCGACTCTTTTCCGAATCATCAGTTTAATGTAACGCCCGTATATATGATTTTAACAGGTGGACCTACTACGAAACAGTTTGACGCGCACGAGGATAAAGGTTTCAACTGcgatagaaaattttaaatcgtaCTTCGAGACGTACGTGGAATACGACCCGATGTTCGTACAGCCGCAACCTTCCAATCCATGGATCACCGACGATCATACGTTTTGGCAACTGAATAGCCCCTTGTAAGTAATTGAAATCTGATACTAGCGTCTATAGAGGCAAACTCAATAATGTACTTTGTACGCGTGCCTAGAGTGGAAGTTCCTACAGAGAAACGTGTTAAACGATGGGCGCTGTCGATGGAAGAACTTATGTCTGATCCTACAGGTAAAACTTTTCGATCGCATTAATAGAACATCGCGTTCATTCCGCTAGCAAACTCACAAACCTCTATTCTCTCTTTGCCGCAACAGGTTTACAAGAATTcacaaattatttaagaaaggAGTACAGCCACGAGAATATAAGATTTTGGCTGGCGGTCAAAGATCTCAGGCATAGTTTTCAAGCACAAATACCTGACAAAGTCAACGAAATTTTTAGGTACGCGTCGCATTTGTATGTTATATGTTATTTCGATCTgtgaaagggaaaaaaaaacaatccaTTCGTAACGTTGGAAAATTCACGCGCAGAGAATTCCTGGCACCTGGAGCTCCCTGTGAAATCAACATAGACGGGAAAACGATGGAGAAGGTTCATCAGGAGATGAAAAATCCGAGCAGATTTACATTTGATTCCGCCGCGGAACATGTATATACGTTACTATTGAAGAAGGACTGCTACCCTAGATTTATTCGTTCCGATCAATATCGTAATCTTTTAGCTGCCGGCGTGCAACCTTTGCAGAAAAAGAGGTGAGCCCTCGTCGTTCGATCGCGCCGCTCTATCGCAACGAGATCAACAAGCAtgtgtacgtgtacgtgtaattctttttttttttttttcagatttttcggCTTCGGCGGCCAAGCCAAGAAGAAAGTTTCCTCCACTTCGACACCAACGTCTAGCACTTTGCAGCACGCTAATATAGGTGGCGGCAGACGACGGGGAAGCGACCGGAGTCTGTCCGGAAGCGCTCACGAGCTCGCGGTGTGCGGCGTTCGCGACGTCAGCTCCACGCCGCGGGTCCCTCACTCTCACAGCCAGTCGAATCTCACCGACATCCCATACAGGTATGCGGGGGTTGGGGACCACCCGTGACACTGGTCCCCCGAGAGGGAAATAATCTGTCCTACGCTGTCCTACGCGACGGGATACGGCTATTCTTGAGCTTTTTAGCATGCTATCCGTTCGCGCGTTCGCGGGTGGACGTGGCCGATGATAGGCTTATTCGTGCGCGTCGTATTTTCAGGGGAGATCTACCACGACTCGTAAAGATACCTTCGAGGCCTAGTCCACGTAGTATTCAGTAAGTCACCCCCGATACATACCACGGTTTTCTCAATTAAGTGTAGGAGCGGGCGGCG comes from the Solenopsis invicta isolate M01_SB chromosome 14, UNIL_Sinv_3.0, whole genome shotgun sequence genome and includes:
- the LOC105201693 gene encoding regulator of G-protein signaling 11 isoform X5; protein product: MEASSNQQQKEKEPRVHRPYAFDKMEGLVREMQDPESGVPVRSQKQFLTSIPSAFMGYDLIEWLMERLAIEESEAVHIANQLCQYGYFFPVNDSKTLTVKDDSSLYRFQTPYYWPWQHRTPDNVEYAIYLAKRTLRNKQRHALEDYEIEALNSLRKNLQNKWDIIQLQAEEQAQVRLSKERKKGDKIVSDSQERAFWRVYRPPPGCLSSLEVVPIPSRFRPGLPRPPSRKRTLTDLQREVDLLRNSLTRTRIKVSTAIENFKSYFETYVEYDPMFVQPQPSNPWITDDHTFWQLNSPLVEVPTEKRVKRWALSMEELMSDPTGLQEFTNYLRKEYSHENIRFWLAVKDLRHSFQAQIPDKVNEIFREFLAPGAPCEINIDGKTMEKVHQEMKNPSRFTFDSAAEHVYTLLLKKDCYPRFIRSDQYRNLLAAGVQPLQKKRFFGFGGQAKKKVSSTSTPTSSTLQHANIGGGRRRGSDRSLSGSAHELAVCGVRDVSSTPRVPHSHSQSNLTDIPYRGDLPRLVKIPSRPSPRSIQDAGATEAAVRPTDDVCPWEAVPGPSTEHGGTGDGASSGRTASADQARHVWDSGGHATIAHSVEGARASRKNSGQMDSCSSSSDVSLAIADVSERLRKSCSLQHSGSIGTSTSGPGPITRNYSTCSASGRIRLAEIGRASVSSCNYPSPQQSFEYSHAVVEKVEERLSLEKIVPEEEVVVEEIAVVVRESQPSPKTSAKAPLISISAIVGDLPSDNSTMENVDEDASESCTAKDAGEIATEEKTRGEDSRADTGADVSPVAEEPATTEELPDQAQVVPVWEPDAQGQEDRPAAAQAVPREKRDNNVNEVCPWEDEENCRVDAPYVKTYATLGYL
- the LOC105201693 gene encoding uncharacterized protein LOC105201693 isoform X2, whose product is MEASSNQQQKEKEPRVHRPYAFDKMEGLVREMQDPESGVPVRSQKQFLTSIPSAFMGECQRYLRCGVSVSGHHGQDTTVGCLRVAGYDLIEWLMERLAIEESVEAVHIANQLCQYGYFFPVNDSKTLTVKDDSSLYRFQTPYYWPWQHRTPDNVEYAIYLAKRTLRNKQRHALEDYEIEALNSLRKNLQNKWDIIQLQAEEQVRLSKERKKGDKIVSDSQERAFWRVYRPPPGCLSSLEVVPIPSRFRPGLPRPPSRKRTLTDLQREVDLLRNSLTRTRIKVSTAIENFKSYFETYVEYDPMFVQPQPSNPWITDDHTFWQLNSPLVEVPTEKRVKRWALSMEELMSDPTGLQEFTNYLRKEYSHENIRFWLAVKDLRHSFQAQIPDKVNEIFREFLAPGAPCEINIDGKTMEKVHQEMKNPSRFTFDSAAEHVYTLLLKKDCYPRFIRSDQYRNLLAAGVQPLQKKRFFGFGGQAKKKVSSTSTPTSSTLQHANIGGGRRRGSDRSLSGSAHELAVCGVRDVSSTPRVPHSHSQSNLTDIPYRGDLPRLVKIPSRPSPRSIQDAGATEAAVRPTDDVCPWEAVPGPSTEHGGTGDGASSGRTASADQARHVWDSGGHATIAHSVEGARASRKNSGQMDSCSSSSDVSLAIADVSERLRKSCSLQHSGSIGTSTSGPGPITRNYSTCSASGRIRLAEIGRASVSSCNYPSPQQSFEYSHAVVEKVEERLSLEKIVPEEEVVVEEIAVVVRESQPSPKTSAKAPLISISAIVGDLPSDNSTMENVDEDASESCTAKDAGEIATEEKTRGEDSRADTGADVSPVAEEPATTEELPDQAQVVPVWEPDAQGQEDRPAAAQAVPREKRDNNVNEVCPWEDEENCRVDAPYVKTYATLGYL
- the LOC105201693 gene encoding uncharacterized protein LOC105201693 isoform X1, producing the protein MEASSNQQQKEKEPRVHRPYAFDKMEGLVREMQDPESGVPVRSQKQFLTSIPSAFMGECQRYLRCGVSVSGHHGQDTTVGCLRVAGYDLIEWLMERLAIEESVEAVHIANQLCQYGYFFPVNDSKTLTVKDDSSLYRFQTPYYWPWQHRTPDNVEYAIYLAKRTLRNKQRHALEDYEIEALNSLRKNLQNKWDIIQLQAEEQAQVRLSKERKKGDKIVSDSQERAFWRVYRPPPGCLSSLEVVPIPSRFRPGLPRPPSRKRTLTDLQREVDLLRNSLTRTRIKVSTAIENFKSYFETYVEYDPMFVQPQPSNPWITDDHTFWQLNSPLVEVPTEKRVKRWALSMEELMSDPTGLQEFTNYLRKEYSHENIRFWLAVKDLRHSFQAQIPDKVNEIFREFLAPGAPCEINIDGKTMEKVHQEMKNPSRFTFDSAAEHVYTLLLKKDCYPRFIRSDQYRNLLAAGVQPLQKKRFFGFGGQAKKKVSSTSTPTSSTLQHANIGGGRRRGSDRSLSGSAHELAVCGVRDVSSTPRVPHSHSQSNLTDIPYRGDLPRLVKIPSRPSPRSIQDAGATEAAVRPTDDVCPWEAVPGPSTEHGGTGDGASSGRTASADQARHVWDSGGHATIAHSVEGARASRKNSGQMDSCSSSSDVSLAIADVSERLRKSCSLQHSGSIGTSTSGPGPITRNYSTCSASGRIRLAEIGRASVSSCNYPSPQQSFEYSHAVVEKVEERLSLEKIVPEEEVVVEEIAVVVRESQPSPKTSAKAPLISISAIVGDLPSDNSTMENVDEDASESCTAKDAGEIATEEKTRGEDSRADTGADVSPVAEEPATTEELPDQAQVVPVWEPDAQGQEDRPAAAQAVPREKRDNNVNEVCPWEDEENCRVDAPYVKTYATLGYL
- the LOC105201693 gene encoding regulator of G-protein signaling 11 isoform X6, whose translation is MEASSNQQQKEKEPRVHRPYAFDKMEGLVREMQDPESGVPVRSQKQFLTSIPSAFMGYDLIEWLMERLAIEESEAVHIANQLCQYGYFFPVNDSKTLTVKDDSSLYRFQTPYYWPWQHRTPDNVEYAIYLAKRTLRNKQRHALEDYEIEALNSLRKNLQNKWDIIQLQAEEQVRLSKERKKGDKIVSDSQERAFWRVYRPPPGCLSSLEVVPIPSRFRPGLPRPPSRKRTLTDLQREVDLLRNSLTRTRIKVSTAIENFKSYFETYVEYDPMFVQPQPSNPWITDDHTFWQLNSPLVEVPTEKRVKRWALSMEELMSDPTGLQEFTNYLRKEYSHENIRFWLAVKDLRHSFQAQIPDKVNEIFREFLAPGAPCEINIDGKTMEKVHQEMKNPSRFTFDSAAEHVYTLLLKKDCYPRFIRSDQYRNLLAAGVQPLQKKRFFGFGGQAKKKVSSTSTPTSSTLQHANIGGGRRRGSDRSLSGSAHELAVCGVRDVSSTPRVPHSHSQSNLTDIPYRGDLPRLVKIPSRPSPRSIQDAGATEAAVRPTDDVCPWEAVPGPSTEHGGTGDGASSGRTASADQARHVWDSGGHATIAHSVEGARASRKNSGQMDSCSSSSDVSLAIADVSERLRKSCSLQHSGSIGTSTSGPGPITRNYSTCSASGRIRLAEIGRASVSSCNYPSPQQSFEYSHAVVEKVEERLSLEKIVPEEEVVVEEIAVVVRESQPSPKTSAKAPLISISAIVGDLPSDNSTMENVDEDASESCTAKDAGEIATEEKTRGEDSRADTGADVSPVAEEPATTEELPDQAQVVPVWEPDAQGQEDRPAAAQAVPREKRDNNVNEVCPWEDEENCRVDAPYVKTYATLGYL
- the LOC105201693 gene encoding regulator of G-protein signaling 9 isoform X3, with product MEASSNQQQKEKEPRVHRPYAFDKMEGLVREMQDPESGVPVRSQKQFLTSIPSAFMGECQRYLRCGVSVSGHHGQDTTVGCLRVAGYDLIEWLMERLAIEESVEAVHIANQLCQYGYFFPVNDSKTLTVKDDSSLYRFQTPYYWPWQHRTPDNVEYAIYLAKRTLRNKQRHALEDYEIEALNSLRKNLQNKWDIIQLQAEEQAQVRLSKERKKGDKIVSDSQERAFWRVYRPPPGCLSSLEVVPIPSRFRPGLPRPPSRKRTLTDLQREVDLLRNSLTRTRIKVSTAIENFKSYFETYVEYDPMFVQPQPSNPWITDDHTFWQLNSPLVEVPTEKRVKRWALSMEELMSDPTGLQEFTNYLRKEYSHENIRFWLAVKDLRHSFQAQIPDKVNEIFREFLAPGAPCEINIDGKTMEKVHQEMKNPSRFTFDSAAEHVYTLLLKKDCYPRFIRSDQYRNLLAAGVQPLQKKRFFGFGGQAKKKVSSTSTPTSSTLQHANIGGGRRRGSDRSLSGSAHELAVCGVRDVSSTPRVPHSHSQSNLTDIPYRDAGATEAAVRPTDDVCPWEAVPGPSTEHGGTGDGASSGRTASADQARHVWDSGGHATIAHSVEGARASRKNSGQMDSCSSSSDVSLAIADVSERLRKSCSLQHSGSIGTSTSGPGPITRNYSTCSASGRIRLAEIGRASVSSCNYPSPQQSFEYSHAVVEKVEERLSLEKIVPEEEVVVEEIAVVVRESQPSPKTSAKAPLISISAIVGDLPSDNSTMENVDEDASESCTAKDAGEIATEEKTRGEDSRADTGADVSPVAEEPATTEELPDQAQVVPVWEPDAQGQEDRPAAAQAVPREKRDNNVNEVCPWEDEENCRVDAPYVKTYATLGYL
- the LOC105201693 gene encoding regulator of G-protein signaling 11 isoform X4, which codes for MEASSNQQQKEKEPRVHRPYAFDKMEGLVREMQDPESGVPVRSQKQFLTSIPSAFMGYDLIEWLMERLAIEESVEAVHIANQLCQYGYFFPVNDSKTLTVKDDSSLYRFQTPYYWPWQHRTPDNVEYAIYLAKRTLRNKQRHALEDYEIEALNSLRKNLQNKWDIIQLQAEEQAQVRLSKERKKGDKIVSDSQERAFWRVYRPPPGCLSSLEVVPIPSRFRPGLPRPPSRKRTLTDLQREVDLLRNSLTRTRIKVSTAIENFKSYFETYVEYDPMFVQPQPSNPWITDDHTFWQLNSPLVEVPTEKRVKRWALSMEELMSDPTGLQEFTNYLRKEYSHENIRFWLAVKDLRHSFQAQIPDKVNEIFREFLAPGAPCEINIDGKTMEKVHQEMKNPSRFTFDSAAEHVYTLLLKKDCYPRFIRSDQYRNLLAAGVQPLQKKRFFGFGGQAKKKVSSTSTPTSSTLQHANIGGGRRRGSDRSLSGSAHELAVCGVRDVSSTPRVPHSHSQSNLTDIPYRGDLPRLVKIPSRPSPRSIQDAGATEAAVRPTDDVCPWEAVPGPSTEHGGTGDGASSGRTASADQARHVWDSGGHATIAHSVEGARASRKNSGQMDSCSSSSDVSLAIADVSERLRKSCSLQHSGSIGTSTSGPGPITRNYSTCSASGRIRLAEIGRASVSSCNYPSPQQSFEYSHAVVEKVEERLSLEKIVPEEEVVVEEIAVVVRESQPSPKTSAKAPLISISAIVGDLPSDNSTMENVDEDASESCTAKDAGEIATEEKTRGEDSRADTGADVSPVAEEPATTEELPDQAQVVPVWEPDAQGQEDRPAAAQAVPREKRDNNVNEVCPWEDEENCRVDAPYVKTYATLGYL